In a single window of the Leptospira barantonii genome:
- the rpoN gene encoding RNA polymerase factor sigma-54: MNLGHSLVQKQTQKLVMTQDLRQSIELLPLSTLELSDRISSELVENPMLEEEYASERNRTPDLYSRDDLRRKEKNDFIKNSDVTWQDNFSLDRAGSAGSDASDRNQKYIESSPEKSSLSEHLLWQLRLSSLKPEGISIGEILISMLDDHGFITIPIQDLCAEMKLNEKKVRKVLDQIHRLDPIGIGAKDVQETLLIQAKILKPEDQKLHTLIRDHIKDLEKLDYKTISKKMEISLEAVESLASEIKKLEPYPATLYTPNKPDYVIPDVIVREVEGEFDIYINDEWIPRLKINKEYKNILKNAKETDKEYITSKLGSAEWLIRSVNQRRQTLFKVTSAIIEMQTAFFQKGIQHIKPLTLKDIAEKLDMHESTVSRITSNKYIQTSRGILELKWFFSSGVRSAEGGIESSKKIHDLIRNLVKEEQSDNPLSDQEIVEAIQKQGIEIARRTVAKYRKILKILPSSQRKKVKSLESR, translated from the coding sequence GTGAATCTCGGTCACTCACTGGTTCAAAAACAAACCCAGAAACTGGTGATGACCCAGGACTTAAGACAGTCCATCGAACTCTTACCCTTATCGACTCTTGAACTTTCCGATCGAATCAGTTCCGAACTCGTCGAAAATCCGATGCTTGAGGAAGAATACGCTTCCGAACGCAACAGAACCCCGGATCTATACAGCAGAGACGATCTTCGTCGAAAAGAAAAGAACGACTTTATCAAAAACTCGGACGTTACTTGGCAGGATAACTTTTCCTTGGACCGCGCAGGAAGCGCGGGCTCGGACGCGTCCGACCGAAACCAAAAATACATAGAATCCTCTCCCGAAAAAAGTTCCTTGTCGGAACACCTTCTTTGGCAACTCAGACTCTCGAGTTTAAAACCCGAAGGAATTTCGATCGGTGAAATTCTAATCTCCATGCTGGACGATCACGGATTCATCACGATTCCGATTCAGGATCTTTGCGCGGAGATGAAGTTGAATGAAAAAAAAGTTCGTAAAGTTCTCGATCAAATCCACAGACTGGATCCGATCGGAATCGGAGCCAAGGACGTTCAAGAAACTCTTTTGATCCAAGCCAAGATTCTAAAACCCGAAGATCAAAAACTGCATACGCTCATCCGAGATCATATCAAGGATCTGGAGAAACTGGATTATAAGACAATTTCCAAAAAGATGGAAATCTCACTCGAAGCAGTGGAATCTCTCGCTTCCGAAATCAAAAAATTGGAACCGTACCCGGCCACGTTATACACACCGAACAAACCGGACTACGTGATCCCAGACGTAATCGTACGAGAAGTAGAGGGAGAATTCGACATCTACATCAACGACGAATGGATTCCCCGTCTCAAAATCAATAAAGAATATAAGAATATTCTAAAGAACGCAAAGGAAACCGACAAGGAATACATCACTTCCAAACTCGGATCCGCCGAATGGTTGATCCGTTCCGTCAACCAGAGAAGACAAACCCTTTTCAAAGTAACTTCCGCAATCATAGAAATGCAAACCGCGTTTTTTCAAAAAGGGATTCAGCATATCAAACCGCTCACTCTGAAGGACATCGCCGAAAAACTGGATATGCACGAATCTACGGTTTCCAGAATCACTTCGAACAAATACATACAAACATCGCGCGGGATTCTCGAGTTAAAATGGTTTTTCTCTTCGGGCGTTCGTTCTGCCGAAGGAGGAATCGAATCCTCCAAAAAAATCCACGACCTCATTCGAAATCTCGTCAAAGAAGAACAATCCGACAATCCTCTTTCCGATCAGGAAATCGTGGAAGCGATCCAAAAACAGGGAATCGAAATCGCAAGACGAACGGTAGCGAAGTACAGAAAGATTCTGAAAATTCTTCCCTCAAGCCAAAGAAAAAAAGTCAAGTCCTTGGAGTCGAGATAA
- a CDS encoding sigma-54-dependent transcriptional regulator produces MKIFIADDEPEIRKSLKEILEDENFEVETFSTGKTLLKQLKSERPSLILLDVWLGKEDGIVVLDECKKLYPTLPVLMISGHGTIEIAVASTKKGAVDFLEKPLSIEKVLQAIENVIKPDDKSSASDVKLEYDEILGNSPAIQKVKFAIAQAAATNARVFIYGENGTGKELVAKTIFKNSKRADQPFVEMNCAAIPEELIESELFGFTKGAFTGATDSRIGKFEAANGGTLFLDEICDMSLSTQAKVLRILQEQRFEKLGSTETITVDVRIIAATNIPVEEAIRDGKFREDLYYRLNVIPIIIPPLRERTSDIPLLVDYYISRTLEENNLPPKKIESEAVSILQNHFWPGNIRELKNIMERLCIMTVGATITANDARDALKGFKTANEMVELGDFRKAKEEFERQYIIKTLQTNEGNVTRTSRVLGIERSHLYRKMKSLNISSDQYTDG; encoded by the coding sequence ATGAAAATTTTTATCGCCGACGACGAACCCGAAATCAGAAAGTCACTCAAGGAAATTTTGGAGGATGAGAATTTCGAAGTGGAGACGTTTTCCACCGGCAAAACACTTCTCAAACAACTCAAAAGCGAAAGACCGTCTTTGATTCTTTTGGATGTTTGGCTCGGCAAAGAAGACGGAATCGTAGTCCTCGACGAATGTAAAAAACTATATCCGACTCTTCCCGTTTTGATGATCTCCGGTCATGGAACGATCGAAATCGCCGTGGCTTCTACAAAGAAGGGCGCGGTGGATTTTTTGGAAAAACCTCTTTCCATCGAGAAGGTTTTACAAGCGATCGAAAACGTAATCAAACCAGACGATAAAAGTTCCGCTTCCGATGTTAAATTAGAATACGATGAAATTCTCGGGAACTCTCCCGCGATCCAAAAAGTCAAGTTTGCGATCGCACAAGCCGCCGCGACAAACGCCCGAGTTTTTATCTATGGGGAGAATGGAACCGGAAAGGAACTCGTAGCAAAAACTATATTCAAAAATTCGAAAAGAGCGGATCAGCCCTTTGTGGAGATGAACTGTGCCGCGATTCCCGAGGAACTCATAGAATCCGAGTTATTCGGTTTTACGAAAGGGGCTTTTACGGGAGCCACGGATTCGAGAATCGGAAAGTTCGAAGCCGCCAACGGAGGAACACTTTTTCTGGACGAGATTTGCGATATGTCCTTGTCCACTCAGGCAAAGGTGCTTCGGATTCTTCAGGAACAAAGATTCGAAAAATTGGGAAGCACGGAAACGATCACTGTGGACGTTCGTATCATTGCCGCGACCAACATTCCCGTGGAAGAGGCGATTCGAGACGGAAAGTTTCGAGAGGACTTGTATTATCGTTTGAACGTGATTCCGATCATAATTCCCCCTTTGCGGGAAAGAACCTCCGACATTCCCTTACTCGTGGATTATTATATCTCAAGAACCTTGGAGGAAAATAATCTTCCTCCTAAAAAAATAGAATCCGAAGCCGTTTCGATTCTACAAAATCATTTTTGGCCGGGAAACATTCGAGAACTCAAGAACATCATGGAACGACTTTGTATCATGACCGTGGGAGCGACGATCACCGCAAACGACGCGAGGGACGCGCTCAAGGGATTCAAAACCGCCAACGAAATGGTGGAACTCGGAGACTTCCGAAAGGCAAAGGAAGAATTCGAAAGACAGTATATTATAAAAACGTTACAGACTAACGAAGGAAACGTAACCCGCACCTCTCGTGTTCTCGGAATCGAACGTTCGCATCTTTACAGAAAGATGAAGTCGCTTAACATTTCTTCGGATCAATACACGGATGGATAA
- a CDS encoding HPr family phosphocarrier protein has product MKEILLKINENGTGMHARPASVFVNCASKFPCEITVVKDDVVVNGKSIMGLMMLALAPGNEFKIQVTGEKEDEALEALSNIVNNDFV; this is encoded by the coding sequence TTGAAAGAAATTCTCCTCAAAATCAATGAAAACGGAACCGGAATGCACGCAAGACCGGCTTCGGTCTTCGTCAACTGCGCGTCCAAGTTTCCCTGTGAAATCACGGTAGTAAAGGACGACGTCGTCGTAAACGGCAAAAGTATCATGGGACTTATGATGCTCGCGCTCGCACCCGGAAACGAATTCAAAATTCAAGTTACTGGAGAAAAGGAAGACGAAGCCCTGGAGGCACTGAGCAATATCGTAAACAACGATTTCGTTTAA
- the hprK gene encoding HPr(Ser) kinase/phosphatase, protein MSMPGINVSNILNEHEELGLRMLAGEKGLMNRINMSEINRPGLSLTGFYESFAHDRIQIFGKGEWAYITSRTPEDLKKIAAEFFSFHLNCIIFTHGNMPPQIFMENCEQLGIPLMISDVSTHKFITLISGILDRSLAPRTMRHGVLIEVFGIGILLSGKSGVGKSETALELIERGHRLVADDMVEIRRLSESYLIGTCSDLLRHHMEIRGLGILNIKDIFGIGSVRDHKLIELIIHLEEWTEDKDFDRTGLENPTEELLGVQIPLIRVPVRPGRNIPIIVETAAMNQRLRKLGKNAAQEFNQKLSQYLQQGKVERNSPQNQ, encoded by the coding sequence ATGTCCATGCCAGGTATCAATGTTTCCAATATTCTAAACGAACACGAAGAGTTGGGTTTACGAATGCTCGCGGGTGAAAAAGGACTGATGAATCGGATCAACATGTCCGAGATCAATCGCCCCGGTCTTTCACTCACCGGCTTTTACGAAAGTTTCGCACACGATCGGATTCAAATTTTCGGCAAGGGAGAATGGGCTTACATCACTTCCAGAACTCCCGAGGATCTGAAAAAAATCGCCGCGGAGTTTTTTAGTTTTCATCTCAACTGTATCATCTTCACGCACGGAAACATGCCTCCTCAGATTTTTATGGAAAATTGCGAACAACTCGGAATTCCTCTAATGATCTCTGACGTTTCCACGCATAAGTTCATCACCTTGATCTCCGGAATTTTGGATCGAAGTCTTGCGCCGAGAACGATGAGACACGGGGTTTTGATCGAGGTTTTCGGGATCGGAATTCTCCTTTCGGGAAAAAGCGGAGTCGGAAAAAGCGAAACAGCACTCGAACTCATCGAAAGGGGACATCGTCTTGTAGCCGATGATATGGTGGAAATCCGTAGACTTTCCGAAAGTTATCTCATCGGAACCTGTTCGGATTTATTGAGACATCACATGGAAATCCGTGGATTAGGAATTTTGAATATAAAGGATATATTCGGAATCGGTTCGGTCCGCGATCACAAACTCATAGAGCTCATCATTCATCTGGAAGAATGGACCGAGGATAAGGACTTCGATCGAACGGGGCTTGAAAATCCCACCGAAGAACTTCTGGGCGTTCAGATTCCTCTCATCCGAGTTCCGGTTCGACCGGGAAGAAACATTCCGATCATCGTCGAAACCGCCGCGATGAACCAACGTCTGCGTAAACTCGGTAAAAACGCGGCGCAGGAATTCAATCAAAAACTGAGTCAGTATCTCCAGCAGGGTAAAGTTGAAAGAAATTCTCCTCAAAATCAATGA
- the priA gene encoding replication restart helicase PriA: protein MIYYAEVAFDLPVEDDTFTYEVPANTQVGVRVLAKLRNREEEGIIVSVHQNEPNYKVLPVEKIIDKTPIVLKEQIDLAYWMKDQYIASLGECIYKMIPAGRRQVKLEAFPSDAEGKPVKLNEEQEVAYQNILSTFGQTAVHLLFGITGSGKTEVYIHLIQKALETPNRSVILLVPEISLTFHIIRKLELIFPGQLAVLHSALKVSEKFKAYNELLSGKKRIAVGTRSAIFAPVSNLGLVIIDEDHDSSFKEHSSPRYHARQVAMQRCKTNNAVLVMGTATPSLEIYHLAKERKIHLHTLTKRPEGVLPPTVRIVENQKESNVLSSELSFAIKQRLDKKEQVILLLNRRGYSPLIYSPSTSSYVPCPNCTTNLCYHKKGTAICHLCGHTETLDSLERRMGESLTLKGTGTQKLEENLLEAFPHTRVERIDQDSIQDRSLLNEVISRLLGGEIDILTGTQMIAKGLDASQVTLVGVLNAGIGLGLPDFRANERVFSLLTQVAGRAGRSTLKGEVLIETNAPDHPVIQMATSQNYIQFYESEIPVRKDLFYPPFSRLVRIVSRSKDEQVSLETIELVFSALKKFFPSKDTVLLGPAPCPFYRIDSNFRNHIILKTSSLNTWREIFKKEIRPLKLSKKVYLEIDFDPLDLV, encoded by the coding sequence TTGATCTATTACGCGGAAGTTGCCTTCGATCTTCCGGTCGAAGACGACACCTTCACATACGAAGTTCCTGCGAATACTCAAGTAGGCGTACGCGTTCTCGCCAAATTGAGAAACCGAGAAGAGGAAGGAATCATCGTATCCGTCCACCAAAATGAACCGAACTATAAGGTTCTTCCCGTGGAAAAGATCATTGATAAAACTCCGATCGTTCTCAAAGAACAAATCGATCTCGCGTATTGGATGAAGGATCAATACATCGCTTCTCTCGGCGAATGTATCTATAAGATGATTCCCGCGGGAAGAAGACAGGTCAAACTCGAAGCATTTCCTTCGGACGCGGAAGGGAAACCGGTCAAACTCAACGAAGAACAGGAAGTCGCTTATCAAAATATTCTTTCCACGTTCGGACAAACCGCGGTTCATCTTTTATTCGGAATCACCGGCTCGGGCAAAACGGAAGTTTATATTCATCTCATCCAGAAGGCGCTCGAAACACCGAATCGTTCCGTGATCCTTCTTGTTCCCGAAATCAGTTTGACGTTTCATATCATTCGAAAACTGGAACTCATCTTTCCGGGTCAACTCGCGGTGCTTCACTCGGCGCTCAAGGTTTCCGAAAAATTCAAAGCGTATAACGAACTTTTAAGCGGTAAAAAAAGAATCGCGGTCGGAACGAGAAGCGCGATCTTCGCTCCGGTTTCAAACTTAGGTCTTGTCATCATAGACGAGGATCATGATTCTTCCTTTAAGGAACATTCGAGCCCGCGTTATCACGCTCGTCAAGTGGCGATGCAAAGATGTAAAACCAACAACGCAGTCCTCGTCATGGGAACGGCAACGCCATCGCTCGAAATCTATCACCTCGCAAAAGAAAGAAAGATTCATCTTCATACTCTTACCAAAAGACCGGAAGGAGTTTTGCCTCCAACGGTTCGGATCGTGGAGAATCAAAAGGAGTCTAACGTTCTCAGTTCCGAACTTTCCTTTGCAATCAAACAAAGATTAGACAAAAAGGAACAGGTCATTCTTCTTTTGAATCGAAGAGGTTATAGTCCTCTGATCTATTCTCCTTCCACGTCTTCTTACGTTCCCTGTCCGAACTGCACGACCAATCTTTGTTATCATAAAAAGGGAACGGCGATCTGTCATCTCTGCGGTCATACGGAAACCTTGGATTCTTTGGAAAGAAGAATGGGAGAAAGTCTGACCCTCAAGGGAACCGGAACCCAAAAGCTCGAGGAGAATCTTCTCGAAGCGTTTCCGCATACAAGGGTGGAACGAATCGATCAGGATTCGATCCAGGATCGAAGTTTGTTAAACGAAGTCATATCCCGTCTTCTTGGCGGAGAAATCGATATTCTAACGGGAACGCAGATGATCGCAAAGGGACTCGATGCGTCTCAGGTTACGTTAGTCGGCGTTTTGAACGCCGGAATCGGACTCGGACTTCCGGACTTCCGAGCCAACGAAAGAGTATTTTCGCTTTTGACTCAGGTTGCGGGAAGAGCGGGGCGATCGACTCTCAAGGGAGAAGTTTTGATCGAAACCAACGCTCCCGATCATCCGGTGATCCAGATGGCGACCAGCCAAAACTACATTCAATTTTATGAATCCGAAATCCCGGTGCGAAAGGATCTTTTTTATCCCCCGTTTTCTAGACTCGTTCGAATCGTTTCCCGTTCCAAGGACGAACAAGTCTCTTTAGAAACGATCGAACTCGTTTTTTCCGCTCTCAAAAAATTCTTTCCTTCCAAGGATACGGTTTTACTCGGACCGGCGCCTTGTCCTTTTTATCGAATCGATTCTAACTTCCGCAATCATATCATTCTCAAAACTTCCTCCTTGAATACTTGGAGGGAAATTTTTAAAAAAGAAATTCGTCCTTTGAAACTTTCCAAAAAAGTGTATTTGGAAATCGACTTCGATCCTTTGGACTTGGTGTAA
- the fmt gene encoding methionyl-tRNA formyltransferase has product MKLGYFGTPEHSAKLLQALIDSKLAEVLFVVTNPDRPKGRSKTPEPGAVKKIALAHNLPVFQYESIKKEKEKAIADFGSFPADLYVVFAYGSILPKEVYAHAPLTSINLHGSLLPDLRGASPVQTALWKGYSRSGITIQYIGEKMDEGDILVSKEVEISSEDNTGTLMDKITDAGIEAILQLLKEFNGKPFSATPQDHEKATYCGKIKSEDRILDWNLRAEELHNRIRALYPDAVGTTTFRGKRLNILKTRHSSLPPESNPGPGKLKRLDKKGLLTQCGDGRFLEILELQPENKNRMSASDFLNGFRIQEGETFG; this is encoded by the coding sequence ATGAAACTCGGCTACTTTGGAACCCCGGAACATTCCGCAAAACTTTTACAGGCATTGATCGACTCGAAACTTGCGGAAGTTTTGTTCGTCGTAACCAATCCCGATCGCCCCAAAGGAAGAAGCAAAACGCCGGAACCGGGTGCGGTAAAAAAAATCGCGCTCGCGCACAATCTTCCGGTCTTTCAATACGAATCGATCAAAAAGGAAAAAGAAAAAGCGATCGCCGATTTCGGTTCCTTTCCGGCGGATCTCTACGTTGTATTCGCGTATGGTTCCATTCTTCCCAAAGAAGTGTACGCGCACGCACCTCTGACCTCGATCAACTTACACGGTTCTTTGTTACCGGATTTACGAGGTGCTTCTCCGGTGCAAACCGCTCTCTGGAAGGGTTATAGTCGATCGGGAATCACGATTCAATACATTGGCGAAAAGATGGACGAAGGGGACATTCTCGTTTCCAAGGAAGTGGAAATTTCTTCGGAAGACAATACCGGAACCTTGATGGATAAGATCACCGACGCGGGTATCGAAGCGATTCTCCAGCTCTTAAAAGAATTCAACGGAAAACCTTTCTCTGCGACTCCGCAAGATCACGAGAAAGCCACTTACTGCGGTAAAATCAAATCCGAGGATAGAATTTTGGATTGGAACCTTCGAGCGGAAGAACTTCACAATCGAATCCGCGCCTTATACCCGGACGCTGTGGGAACTACCACGTTCCGAGGAAAAAGGTTGAACATCCTCAAAACAAGACATTCTTCCCTGCCTCCCGAATCGAATCCAGGCCCTGGCAAATTGAAACGGTTGGACAAAAAAGGCCTTCTTACACAGTGTGGTGATGGTAGATTTCTGGAAATTCTGGAATTGCAACCGGAAAATAAAAACAGGATGTCTGCATCCGATTTTCTCAACGGTTTCAGAATCCAAGAAGGGGAAACATTCGGGTGA
- a CDS encoding LptA/OstA family protein, translating to MIRNIRIFLFLCIPFFSYYGNVKPPIPVGSETADRKFVNVLPENPEKKNNNTPTFPTLWGGSSLTQEDKTVSGLKVTAFILDGGAWIQHKKVKLSANQIEIYGKDAFKGFLRGGVVIQDGDNGVTLRAGVGEYDKFEEKVFIKDRPRLFHTDKSGVKTVISATFIERNLAKKTTLLKENVVIAHPQITILCKEAVFEEDSDKITTDPDPILIAKDRYLTGKQLTFYTNINKVELTGESILFQNYTETETVDNKENKDKKDSPALEEKTKREVTRVAIMKGDQLISDKDENGETRVGLYGNATIYRRNLKMNAEKLVSYGKNSSKIEARNQITVHDRENRLILSGNVLDYFKNDQYIHLTDSGKIDFLDKKTDAITSTMTAVEFERFMDKNETVIRGNVLIEGKDSSATGEYATYFEKEEKVYLEGNPTLRKNGRDIHAGRIIFFPREGRALLTDGIVPGK from the coding sequence GTGATTCGAAACATCCGTATATTCCTTTTTTTATGCATTCCGTTTTTCTCATATTACGGAAACGTAAAACCTCCGATTCCTGTGGGGAGCGAGACTGCGGACAGAAAGTTCGTAAACGTTCTTCCCGAAAACCCGGAAAAGAAAAACAACAACACTCCTACCTTTCCGACTCTTTGGGGCGGCTCTTCCTTAACCCAAGAAGACAAAACCGTTTCGGGTTTGAAGGTGACGGCGTTTATCCTGGACGGGGGCGCTTGGATTCAGCACAAAAAAGTAAAACTCTCCGCAAATCAGATCGAAATCTATGGAAAGGACGCGTTCAAGGGATTCTTAAGAGGGGGAGTCGTCATTCAAGACGGGGACAACGGAGTTACACTTCGCGCCGGAGTCGGAGAATACGATAAGTTCGAAGAAAAGGTTTTTATCAAGGATCGTCCACGACTTTTTCACACGGATAAAAGCGGAGTCAAAACGGTGATCTCCGCGACATTCATAGAAAGAAATCTCGCCAAAAAAACTACCTTACTCAAAGAGAACGTTGTCATAGCACATCCTCAGATCACCATTCTTTGTAAGGAAGCTGTGTTCGAAGAGGACTCAGACAAGATCACAACCGATCCAGATCCGATTCTCATCGCAAAAGATCGTTATCTCACCGGAAAACAACTTACGTTTTATACGAACATCAACAAAGTTGAGTTAACCGGAGAAAGTATTCTTTTCCAAAATTATACCGAAACGGAAACCGTAGACAACAAAGAGAACAAGGATAAAAAAGATTCTCCGGCGCTTGAAGAAAAAACCAAAAGGGAAGTTACGAGAGTCGCCATCATGAAAGGGGATCAACTCATCAGCGACAAGGATGAGAATGGAGAAACCAGAGTGGGGCTCTATGGAAATGCTACGATTTACCGCAGAAATCTAAAAATGAATGCTGAAAAGTTAGTCAGCTACGGAAAAAATTCATCCAAGATCGAAGCAAGAAATCAAATCACGGTTCACGATCGTGAAAACAGATTGATCCTCTCCGGGAATGTCCTTGACTACTTTAAAAACGATCAGTACATTCATTTGACCGATTCGGGAAAAATCGATTTCTTAGACAAAAAGACTGACGCGATCACGAGCACGATGACCGCAGTCGAGTTCGAACGGTTTATGGATAAAAACGAAACCGTAATTCGAGGAAACGTTCTAATTGAAGGAAAGGATTCTTCCGCAACGGGAGAATACGCCACTTATTTTGAAAAAGAGGAAAAAGTGTATCTTGAGGGAAATCCGACTCTGAGAAAAAACGGCAGGGACATTCATGCAGGAAGAATCATATTCTTCCCAAGAGAAGGCCGCGCTCTTTTGACCGATGGAATCGTTCCCGGAAAGTAA
- the lptB gene encoding LPS export ABC transporter ATP-binding protein translates to MSKTFRMDNLVKVYNKRKVVDGASFNIKKGEVVGLLGPNGAGKTTSFYMSVGFVRPDSGKVFIDGQDVTDSPMHIRARLGVGYLAQEASIFRKLTVAENLEAILETMNLSRDEIIKRRDELLIELQIMRVANQKGYTLSGGERRRCEIARALVTNPDFILLDEPFAGVDPIAVKDIQTVIQSLKERGLGILITDHNVRETLKITDRAYIMYSGRILISGSTHDLVNDPETRRIYLGEDFTL, encoded by the coding sequence ATGAGCAAAACCTTCCGAATGGATAACCTGGTCAAGGTCTACAACAAAAGAAAGGTCGTAGACGGAGCCAGTTTCAATATCAAAAAAGGGGAAGTCGTCGGACTTTTAGGTCCGAACGGTGCGGGCAAGACAACTTCCTTTTATATGTCCGTGGGATTCGTAAGACCCGATTCCGGTAAAGTTTTTATCGACGGACAAGACGTCACCGATTCTCCCATGCATATCCGCGCAAGACTCGGCGTGGGTTATCTCGCACAGGAAGCTTCCATCTTTCGTAAGCTGACCGTCGCGGAAAATTTGGAAGCGATTCTCGAAACGATGAATCTTTCCAGAGACGAAATTATCAAACGAAGAGACGAACTTCTCATAGAACTACAAATCATGAGGGTCGCCAATCAAAAGGGTTATACTCTTTCGGGCGGGGAAAGAAGACGTTGTGAAATCGCAAGAGCGCTTGTAACGAATCCCGACTTTATCTTGTTAGACGAACCGTTCGCGGGTGTGGATCCGATCGCGGTAAAGGACATTCAAACTGTGATCCAATCCCTGAAAGAAAGGGGACTCGGAATTCTCATCACGGACCACAACGTACGGGAAACCCTAAAGATCACAGATCGCGCTTATATCATGTATAGCGGAAGAATTTTGATTTCCGGTTCCACACATGATCTTGTCAACGATCCCGAAACGAGAAGAATTTATCTGGGCGAGGACTTTACGCTGTGA
- a CDS encoding LIC_11548 family sensor histidine kinase, with product MNDETRYYLRDLLILGLIILLSVVLAEVIQFSGQDSFADDIGFLDRIVVYIFYFIPLFSLSLLISYFYRNKRNLETGRLKSSIRYRLTLSFIFVALLPSVPILFLSSNITGKLYERFYGIDIEEALSSGETLISNEEIPKKKLLVEKTRLLESFLRMQPLNLESLVAGASKLNLIQSDEFYVGIYEKEKSILENRGLKYRPLEKNFKSFSKTSNWKEFLSYRPDYCMYFIRVPFPVGEYSLQTGIRVHKGEEKIVYSLISTRRNYDRADLAKEKLPYRIRLTFSIITVSIFLLAIYFSLLFARKISRPIIELANATQKISMGETDISLEIREAGEIGALIDSFNQMVQDLKSKDAELMRSQRIAAWKEVAQRMAHEIKNPLTPIQLSAERIRRKMKSENMEQFREIVSTGTDTIIKQVRVLEHLVNEFSDFARMPAPKLINQNLEPIILEAVKLFEHTPQIKITTNIAKGFPQLFLDQKIILRVLTNLVKNSIEAIERKREKEETPDYIGTIHITASTTRKIMRRVAVISIEDNGIGISPELKQKVFEPYYSTKNNNTSGIGLAIVQKSVIDHNGHISIDSSNMGGCRFQIELPVS from the coding sequence ATGAACGACGAAACCAGATATTATCTCAGGGATCTTTTGATCCTCGGATTGATCATTCTCCTTTCCGTGGTTTTGGCGGAAGTGATCCAATTTTCGGGTCAGGATTCCTTTGCGGACGATATCGGTTTTTTGGATCGGATCGTAGTTTATATTTTCTACTTCATTCCTCTTTTTTCCCTTTCTCTTCTGATCTCTTACTTTTATAGAAACAAAAGGAACCTGGAAACCGGAAGACTCAAAAGTTCGATCCGGTATCGCCTAACGTTATCGTTTATCTTCGTAGCTCTTCTTCCTTCGGTCCCGATTCTTTTTCTTTCCTCGAACATCACCGGAAAACTATACGAACGTTTTTACGGGATCGACATTGAAGAGGCGCTTTCCTCGGGCGAAACTCTGATCTCGAACGAAGAAATCCCCAAAAAGAAACTCCTCGTGGAAAAAACGAGATTGCTCGAAAGTTTTTTAAGAATGCAACCCCTCAACTTGGAATCGCTGGTCGCGGGCGCGTCCAAACTCAATCTGATCCAAAGCGACGAGTTCTATGTGGGAATTTACGAAAAGGAAAAATCCATTTTGGAAAACAGGGGTTTGAAATACAGACCTCTCGAAAAGAATTTCAAAAGTTTTTCCAAAACTTCCAACTGGAAAGAATTTCTGAGTTACAGACCGGATTACTGTATGTATTTCATACGTGTTCCGTTTCCGGTCGGAGAGTATTCTCTGCAAACGGGAATTCGAGTTCACAAAGGCGAGGAGAAGATCGTATATTCTCTCATTTCCACCAGAAGAAACTACGATCGCGCGGACTTAGCGAAAGAAAAACTTCCGTATCGAATTCGTTTAACGTTTAGCATCATTACGGTTTCCATCTTTCTATTGGCGATTTACTTTTCGCTTTTGTTCGCGAGAAAAATTTCAAGACCGATCATAGAACTCGCAAACGCGACTCAAAAAATTTCCATGGGTGAAACCGACATCAGTTTGGAAATTCGAGAAGCCGGTGAGATCGGCGCGCTCATCGATTCCTTCAACCAGATGGTTCAGGATTTAAAATCGAAAGACGCGGAACTGATGCGAAGTCAAAGAATCGCCGCTTGGAAGGAAGTGGCGCAAAGAATGGCGCACGAAATCAAAAACCCGCTTACACCGATTCAACTTTCCGCGGAGAGAATCCGTAGAAAAATGAAATCGGAAAACATGGAACAGTTCCGTGAAATCGTTTCCACGGGAACGGATACCATTATCAAACAGGTTCGAGTCCTGGAACACCTCGTAAACGAATTCTCGGATTTTGCGCGTATGCCTGCGCCGAAACTCATCAATCAAAACTTGGAACCGATCATTCTCGAAGCTGTGAAACTTTTCGAACATACCCCCCAAATCAAAATCACAACGAACATCGCGAAGGGATTTCCGCAACTTTTTCTGGATCAAAAAATTATTCTAAGAGTTCTTACGAACCTTGTGAAAAATTCGATCGAAGCCATCGAAAGAAAACGCGAAAAGGAAGAAACTCCGGATTATATCGGAACCATTCACATCACCGCCTCCACGACGAGAAAGATTATGCGAAGAGTGGCCGTCATCTCGATCGAGGATAACGGAATTGGAATTTCTCCCGAACTGAAACAAAAAGTTTTCGAACCTTATTACTCGACCAAAAACAACAATACATCCGGGATCGGTCTTGCGATCGTTCAGAAAAGTGTGATTGACCACAACGGGCATATCTCGATAGATTCTTCCAATATGGGGGGTTGTCGATTTCAAATCGAGTTGCCCGTTTCCTAA